GCTGGCGCAGGGCGGGCAGGTCGGCGAGGTCACGGGCGATGGTGGCCCGCAGCGCTTCGGCCCGCTCGCGAGCGCGAGCGCCGGCGGCCAGGCCCTCCGTCAACCGCTCGCTGCGGGCGCGGAAGTAGTCGCGGATCGGGACGCGGAGGAAACGGACGAGGAGGGCGACGAAGAGCAGGAAGTTTACAGTCGCCCAGAGCATCACGCCGGTCGCCCGAGAACCTTCTCCGTGACCATGCGGGCGAGCGCAGCCGCTTCGTCTCGCAGGGCGCGCCGCGTCCGGGCGACCTCCTCGGCGACCCGCGCCTGGACCTCGGCGAGCGTCCGCTGGGCTTCTGCGCTGGCCTCGGCGACGAGGCGCTTCTGCTCGGCCTCTGCGCTGCGGACGATCTCCTGGAGCTCCCGCTGGGCCTCGCTCCGGGTCTGATCGAGCGCCGCCGCATGCTCGGCGCGCAGTCGCTCGGCCTCGGCTTCGATCGCACGCGCTTCCCGGATCGCGCCCTCCGAGCGCACGGTCCGCTCCCGGATGATCCGCAGCGCAGGCTCGAACCACAGGCGTCTCACCAGCAGCCAGAACACGACGAAGACCGCGATCTGAATCAGAAAAGTCTGGTCGGGCGGTATCTTGAGCATGTACTACCGGCCGGTGGGGACGAAGGGAGAACGCGCCGCTATTTGGCGACTTCGGAGATCACCTTGTGCTGCTGCGCCCCGTCGCCCGGGCGGTCGTCCTTCGGGAAGAGCGCGATCTTGCGATCCTTCTCCGTCCGCAACGCGTCCGGACCGCCCATCGCGCACTGCCCCTCGAACACCACCCCTTCGTGGATGACGAGGCTCGGGGTCGCGATGTTGCCGAAGAGCTTCCCGGGAGCCCGGATCTCCAGCCGCTTCTGCGCCGTCACGTCGCCCGTGACCCGCCCGTGGATCACGATGGAGCTGCCCGTGATCTGCGCATTGACGACGGCGCTCTCACCGACGATGAGCGCGTCCTGCGCCGAGATCTCGCCCTCCACGTGTCCCTCGATGCGCACTGTCCCCTCGAACTGCAGTTTACCGGTGACCCGGCAGCCCTTGCCGAGGAATGCGCTCGTACCGCCCACGCCCGTTTCTCCGGGCTGAACTCTCTCCCGCTCGAGCATCTCCGCCTCCCCGGATGCCGGACCGTTCGCGGGGACGCCGGGCTCAGAGGAAAGCCCCCGCGGCCGATCGATCCGCTCTCGATCCTTGCCGAATAGCGCCATAGAAGTCACTCCGAGGTGCCCCCGAGCGCATGCCCCCATGGCCCGTGGTCGGCTCGCCGTGGAAGGCCCGCTTCTAGCACCGCGCGAGGGACGGTGTCAAAGCATCGCGGCCACACTGGTAGCCGCCACGCGCAGACGATCGACCAGCCGATCGAGCTCGGCATCGGAGTAGAACTCGATCTCGATTGCGCCGCCACGGCCCCGCCGCGCGATGCGCACTCGGGTGCCGAGCCCGCGAGTCAGCTCCTCGGCGACGGCACGCAGGTGGACGTCGGGCGCCGCGGATACCGATCCGGCGCTGCGCGGGCGTGGCCTGCGAGCGGCGGCCCGGCTCTCTGCTTCGCGCTTCGACACCCCGGCCACGGCGATCTCACGCGCGAAGCTCGCCTGCTCGGCCGGATCGACCGAGAGGACCGCCCGGGCATGGCCCGCGGAGAGCTCGCCGGTCTCGACCTGCGCCTTGACGGAGTCGGGCAGTCCAAGAAGCCGGAGCGCATTGGCGATGGCGGGGCGGCTCTTGCCGACCC
This Deltaproteobacteria bacterium DNA region includes the following protein-coding sequences:
- a CDS encoding ATP synthase F0 subunit B; translation: MLKIPPDQTFLIQIAVFVVFWLLVRRLWFEPALRIIRERTVRSEGAIREARAIEAEAERLRAEHAAALDQTRSEAQRELQEIVRSAEAEQKRLVAEASAEAQRTLAEVQARVAEEVARTRRALRDEAAALARMVTEKVLGRPA
- a CDS encoding polymer-forming cytoskeletal protein, which translates into the protein MLERERVQPGETGVGGTSAFLGKGCRVTGKLQFEGTVRIEGHVEGEISAQDALIVGESAVVNAQITGSSIVIHGRVTGDVTAQKRLEIRAPGKLFGNIATPSLVIHEGVVFEGQCAMGGPDALRTEKDRKIALFPKDDRPGDGAQQHKVISEVAK